One genomic window of bacterium includes the following:
- a CDS encoding alpha-L-fucosidase — protein sequence MIIHRMLLMLVIFVCFVAVAAVSEQGDIGYQPSKANLEAREWFQDAKFGLFVHWGVYCLKAKGEWVMNQDKIPISEYEKLPPQFNPVKFDPDEWCRMVKDAGMKYITITSKHHDGFAMFDSKVSDYDIVDRTPYRKDVLKMLADACERNGIKLFFYHSQLDWHNPNYYPRGRTGQDYTGRPESGDWYKYLDYMDGQLRELCTGYGKIGGIWFDGMWDKPDADWRLGKTYHMIHELQPQAMVGSNHHRTPFPGEDFQMFEKGLPGKDPFSEAGHVSALPLETCETMNNSWGYNENDKNYKSTRDLIQYLVKAAGNNANFLLNVGPRPDGTIQPEFKERLAEMGKWLRSNGESVYGTRGGPLAPQSWGATTNKSGVIYIHVLTDTDPVIAVPDLGGTVKTAKLMNGAGVEFSATRFGTIFKIPQTGKDPYDTVIAVTLGK from the coding sequence ATGATCATTCACCGTATGCTTCTGATGCTCGTCATCTTCGTCTGTTTTGTCGCCGTGGCGGCGGTATCGGAACAGGGTGATATCGGATATCAGCCCTCAAAAGCCAATCTTGAAGCCCGCGAATGGTTCCAGGATGCCAAATTCGGACTGTTCGTGCACTGGGGAGTATACTGCCTCAAGGCAAAGGGGGAATGGGTGATGAACCAGGACAAAATCCCCATCTCCGAATACGAAAAACTTCCCCCGCAGTTCAATCCGGTTAAGTTCGACCCGGACGAGTGGTGCCGCATGGTCAAGGATGCCGGAATGAAATACATCACCATCACGAGCAAGCATCATGACGGTTTCGCGATGTTCGACAGCAAGGTGAGCGACTACGATATCGTCGACCGCACACCGTACCGCAAGGATGTGCTGAAAATGCTTGCCGATGCCTGCGAACGAAACGGCATCAAGCTCTTTTTCTACCATTCCCAGCTCGACTGGCATAATCCGAACTATTATCCGCGGGGCAGGACAGGCCAGGATTATACGGGCCGTCCCGAAAGCGGCGACTGGTACAAGTATCTCGACTACATGGACGGCCAGCTCAGGGAGCTCTGCACCGGTTACGGCAAGATCGGAGGCATCTGGTTCGACGGCATGTGGGATAAACCCGATGCGGACTGGCGTCTCGGAAAAACCTATCACATGATCCACGAACTCCAGCCCCAGGCGATGGTGGGAAGCAATCACCACAGAACGCCGTTCCCCGGCGAGGATTTCCAGATGTTCGAGAAGGGACTTCCGGGTAAAGACCCCTTCAGCGAGGCCGGTCATGTTTCCGCCCTGCCGCTTGAAACCTGCGAAACCATGAACAATTCATGGGGTTACAACGAGAACGACAAAAACTACAAGAGCACGCGGGACCTTATCCAGTACCTCGTCAAGGCGGCGGGTAACAACGCGAACTTTCTCCTCAATGTGGGCCCCCGTCCGGATGGCACGATTCAGCCCGAATTCAAAGAGCGCCTCGCCGAAATGGGTAAGTGGCTCCGCTCGAACGGCGAATCCGTTTACGGTACTCGCGGCGGCCCGCTCGCACCGCAGAGCTGGGGAGCGACAACCAATAAGAGCGGCGTCATATACATTCATGTGCTCACCGACACCGACCCGGTGATCGCCGTTCCCGACCTCGGCGGAACAGTGAAGACTGCAAAGCTTATGAACGGCGCCGGAGTCGAGTTTTCGGCGACCAGGTTCGGAACGATATTCAAAATACCCCAAACCGGAAAAGACCCGTACGATACGGTTATCGCGGTTACGCTTGGAAAGTGA